DNA sequence from the Proteobacteria bacterium CG1_02_64_396 genome:
TCGACGGTGAGCAAAATCGTCAAAGGGGTGCGGTAAGGGGGGCTGGCATATCAAGACCCTGCTCTGCCCTGCTGACCCCGCTCTCCCCCATTGGTGGATGCGCTACGCTGATTCACCCTACGAAACCACCCTCCCAGACCGCCCTCCCAGACCGCCCCCCCCCCGAGACCGCCATGCCAACCCGTCCCCCGCCGCGTCGCATCCCCGACCGACGCTGCGACCCTGGCCCCCGACAAAGCGACCATCGCCCGTTGGGTCGGCCCCGAGGCGGCGAGGGGGTGGCAGAGCTGGCGCTCTTCTACTGCGAATGCTGCGTCGCATTTTTGCCCGGTGCGGTATGGAGGATGAGGACTACTTCGAGGGTTTTGGCGAAGCCTTCGCGCTGGCGGCCCGCAACCTCGCCCCCCTGCCCCCCGAACGCCGCAAGGATGGGCACGAACGGCTTTTGCACATCCGCCGCGCCAGCAACGCTTGGGGCTGGGGCGTTCGGGATGACATCGACGCCGTCCTGATCGAGTATCTCCCCGAGGCCGAATAACCCTTCCCTCTCGGAGCCCCCGTTGCCCCTCGACTTCGCCACCCTCGACCTGCTGCGTCAGAACCATCCGGCCCTGCGTTTGCTGCGCTCGGACCACCTGCCGCTGGTCGCCTCCTTCCTCGACCGGGCCTTCATCGCCCCCAACCGCCGCTCGATTCCCCAGGCCGATTTGGTCGAAGCGCTGGAGGATGAGCTTTTCGCGTTGCGCGAACGCTTGGGGAGGGAGGCGTTTCCCAAGGGGGCACAGGAGTACCTCGACGATTGGGCCGATCCCAGCAAGGGATGGCTGCGCAAATACTACCCCCCCGACGACGACCAACCCCACTTCGACCCCACCCCCGCCGCCGAGAAGGGGATCGCCTGGCTGGGCACCCTGGCCGAACGGGCCTTCGTCGGCACCGAGTCGCGCCTGCTCACCCTTTTCGAGCTGCTCAAGCAGATTCAGACCGGCAGCCAGAGCGATCCCGAGGCGCGGCTGACCGAGCTGCGTCGCCGCCGCGAGGAGCTCGATGCCGAGATCGAACGGGCCAAGCGGGGGGAAATCGCCCTGCTCGACGACACCGCCCTCAAGGAGCGCTTCCAACAGTTCGTCCAGACCGCACGGGAGCTGCTCTCCGACTTTCGCGAGGTCGAGCACAACTTCCGGGGACTCGACCGCACGGTGCGCGAACGCATCGCCCTGTGGGAGGGGCGCAAGGGGGAACTGCTGGAGCAGATCATGGGGGAGCGCGACGCCATCGGCGATTCCGACCAGGGGCGCTCGTTCCGCGCCTTTTGGGACTTTTTGATGTCGCGGCGCCGCCAAGAGGAGCTCACCGCGCTGCTCGACCGGGTGCTGCGGCTACCCCCCATCGCCGGACTCGATCCCGATCCCCGCCTGCGCCGGGTCCACTACGACTGGCTGGAGGCGGGGGAGCACACCCAGCGCACCGTGGCGCGGCTTTCCCAACAACTGCGCCGTTTTCTCGACGACCGGGCCTGGCTCGAAAACCGCCGCATCATGGATCTGCTGCGCGGCATCGAAACCCACGCCCTGGCGCTGCGCGAATCGCCCCCCTCCGGCGACATCGTCGAACTGGCGGGGATTTCCGCCGCCATCGAGCTGCCCTTCGAACGGCCGCTGTACACCCCCTCGGCGGGGATCGCCCTGGCCGATCTGGCTCTGGAGGCGGGGGAGGAGGCGGTCGATACCGGGGTGCTGTTCGAGCAAATCGCCATCGACAAAGAGGCGCTGCGCCGCAACATCCGCGCCGCCCTGCGCGGCGCCGAACGGATCACCCTGGCGCAACTGTGCGACCGGTACCCCCTGAGCCACGGCCTGGCCGAACTGGTCGCCTACCTGCAACTGGCCGCCCCCCCCTTCACCGTCGCGGTGGACGAAACCCGCCGCGACATGATCGTCTGGCAGATCGAGACCGAGGACGGCGGTCTCGTCGAGCGTCGGGCCGAACTGCCCCGCATCATCTTTTTGAGGTAACCATGGAACCCGGCGACGCAACCCAACCCGACCTTTCGGCGGTGGTCGTCCCCCTGCTCAAGGGGGCGGTCGAGGCCCAAACCGACCCCAAGTTGTGGCAGGGACTGCTCAAACTTCAGGGGCGGGTGCGCGACTACGTGGCGGTGCTGGGGCTGGAACTGATCCTCGACGAGGCCGAGGGGCACGCCTTTTTGCGCTCGCGCCCCGAGGAGGAGGGGGGGGAGACCCCCATCCCCCGCTTGATTGCCCGCCGTCCCCTCTCCTACCCGGTCAGCCTGCTGCTGGCGCTGCTGCGCAAGCGCTTGGCCGAATCGGACGCCGGAGGGGGGGAGGGAAGACTGGTGCTGACCCGAGAGCAGATCGTCGAGCTGCTGCGGGTCTACCTGCCCGAAACCAGCAACGAGGCCAAGCAGGTCGACCGCATCGACGCCCACATCGCCAAGGTGGTGGAGCTGGGCTTTTTGCGCCGTCTCAAAGGGGCGGGCGAAGGGGAGCGGGCCGCCTTCGAGGTGCGGCGGATTCTCAAGCCCTTCGTCGACGCCCAGTGGCTGGGGCAGTTCGATGCCCGACTGGCCGAATACCGGCAGCGTGCCGAGGGGGCGACGCGGCAGGGGGAGGATGGCGATGACTAAGGGCACCATCGGCGGCGGATTGGAATTCATGGCCGACGACACCCTGACCGGCTTTCGGCTCCACCGGCTGGAGGTCTACAACTGGGGGACCTTCCACGGCAAGGTCTGGAGCCTGAATCTCGGCGGTCGCAACACCTTGCTGACCGGCGACATCGGCTCGGGCAAATCGACCCTGGTCGACGCGGTCACCACCCTGTTGGTCCCGGCCCACCGGGTCGCCTACAACAAGGCGGCGGGGGCCGAAAGCAAGGAGCGCTCCCTACGCTCCTACGTGCTGGGCCACTACAAGTCGGAGCGGGGCGGATTGGAAGGGAGCGCCAAGCCGGTGGCGCTGCGCCACCCCGGCGACTACTCGGCGATCCTGGGGGTCTTCCGCAATCAGGGGTACGACCAGACCGTCACCCTGGCCCAGCTCTTCTGGATGAAGGAGCCCCACGGCCAACCGGCCCGGCTGTTCGTCGTCCTCGACCGGGAGGGCTCCATCGCGGGGGATTTCTCCGGTCTGGGGGCCGACCTTAAAGAGCTGCGCAAGCGACTGCGCGACGAGGGGGCCGAGGTGAGCGACTCCTTCCCCCCCTACGGCGCTGCTTTTCGCCGCCGCTTCGGCATCAAGGACGATCAGGCGCTGGAGCTCTTCCACCAGACGGTGTCGATGAAGTCGGTGGGCAACCTGACCGAGTTCGTCCGCGCCCACATGTTGGAGCCCTTCGACGTCCAACCCCGCATCGAGTCGCTCATCGCCCACTTCGACGACCTGACCCGGGCCCACGAGGCGGTGTTGACCGCCAAGCGGCAGGTGGCGCTGCTCGCCCCCCTGGTGGCCGACTGCGACCGCCACGCGCAGGAGCGGGAGGCGGTCGAGTCGCTGCGGGGGGCGCGGGAGGCGCTGCGCCCCTACTTCGCCGCCCAAAAGCGGGATCTGCTCGACAAGCGGCTGGAAAACCTCGAAGGGGAGCAAGGCCGCCTGGCGGCGCGGGTCGCCCGGCTGGCCGATGAGCGCGACACCCTGCGCGGTCGGGAAGGGCAATTGCGGCTCGACATCGCCGCCAGCGGCGGCGACCGACTGGCAAGCCTCGACGCCGACATCGCCCGGCTGCGCGACGAACGGGAGCGCCGCCGGATCAAGGCCGAGCAATACGGCCGCCTGCTCCAGGGGGTGGGGGAGCCTCCCGCCGCCGACGAGGGGGGATTCCTCGACCAACGGCAGCGGTTCGACCACCTGGCCGAGACGCTGCGCGACCGGGAGGCGGCGCTGCAAAACGGGCGGATCGAACACGAGACGACCCTGCGCCGAGGCAAGCAAGAGCACGACGAACTCGAAGCCGAGATCGCCAGCCTCAAGGCGCGGCGCAGCAACATCCCCGCCGCCGCCATGGCGCTGCGGGGGCGGCTGTGCCAGGCGTTGGATTTGAGCGAGGAGGCGATTCCCTTCGCGGGCGAGTTGATCCGGGTCCGCCCCGACCAGCGCGACTGGGAGGGGGCTGCCGAGCGGCTGCTGCACAACTTCGGCCTGTCGCTGCTGGTCCCCGACGACCACTACCGGGCGGTGGCCGACTGGGTCGACCGCACCGACCTGCGCGGGCGGCTGGTCTACTACCGGGTTCGGACCGGATCGGGGGAGGCGGTCGTCCCTGGGGAGGCCGCCCTGGCCGCCAAGCTGGAGGTCCAACCCTCCCCTTTGGCCGAATGGCTGGAGCGGGAGCTGGCCCGCCGCTTCGACCACGTTTGCTGCCCCGATCACGAGAGCTTCCGCCGCCAATCCAAGGCGGTGACCTTGAGCGGCCAGATCAAATCGCCGGGCGAAAAACACGAAAAAGACGACCGCCACCGCCTCGACGACCGCGCCCGCTACGTGCTGGGGTGGAGCAACGCCGAGAAGATCGCCGCCCTGGAGGGGCAACGGCTTGCCATGGAGGGACGTCTGGCCGAGGTCGCCGGGCGGATCGCCGCCCTGATGCGGGAACAACAGGGGCTCCAAAAGAGCCTCGACGCCCTGGCCCGCCTGGGGGAATACCGCGATTTCCGCGAGCTGGACTGGGCGACTCCGGCGGCCGAAGAGGCGCGACGGGCCGAGGAGCGGGCGGCGCTGGCCGCCGCCTCCGACCTGCTACAACAACTGACCGCGCAACTGGAACAAACCCACACCGAGCTGCGGCAGGTCGAGGCAACCCTAGAGCAGGGGCAGCGGGAGCTGGCCAAAACCGAGCAAAAGATCGACGACGCCGCCGCCCAACGCGGCCAGCTCCAAGCGCTGCTGGAGGCCCCCGAAACGACGGTTCATCTGCCCCTCTTCGAGCGGATCGACGCATTGCGGGCCGAGGGGTTGGGGGAACACACCCTGACGGTGGAGTCGTGCGACAACCGCGAAAGCGACCTGCGCATCTGGATCCAGGCAGAGATCGACAAGATCGACAGCCGCATCAAGCGCCTGCTCGAAAAAATCGTCGCTGCCATGAAGTCCTACTGCACCGCGTTTCCCCTCGAGACCCAAGAGGTCGACGCTGCGGTCGAGGCGGCGGACGAATACCGGACGATGCTGGAGCGGCTGCAAGCCGACGACCTGCCCCGCTTCGAAGCCCGCTTCAAGGCGCTGCTCAACGAAAACACCATCAACGAGATCGCCCATTTCAGCTCGCAATTGTACAAGGAGCGCGAGCAGATCAAGGAGCGGATCGAGACCATCAACCGCTCCCTGACCCAGATCGACTACAACCCGGGCCGCTACATCCTGCTGGAGGCGCAGTCGGCCCAAGAGGGCGACATCCGCGACTTTCAAGCCGACCTGCGCGCCTGCACCGAGGATGCCCTGACCGGCTCGGACCAAGCCCAGTATTCCGAAATGAAGTTCTTGCAGGTGCGGGCCATCGTCGAGCGGCTGCGGGGCCGGGAGGGGAGCGGCGAGCTCGACAAACGCTGGCGCGACAAGGTGACCGATGTGCGCAACTGGTTCCTCTTCTCGGCCAGCGAGCGCTGGCGTGAGGACGACGCCGAGTTCGAGCACTACACCGATTCGGGGGGCAAGTCGGGGGGGCAGAAAGAAAAACTGGCCTACACCATTTTGGCGGCGAGCCTGGCCTACCAATTCGGGCTGGAGTGGAACCGGGTGCGCTCGCGCTCCTTCCGTTTCGTGGTCATCGACGAGGCCTTCGGGCGCGGATCCGACGAGTCGGCCCGTTACGGGCTGAACCTGTTCGCACAACTCCACCTGCAACTGCTCATCGTTACCCCATTGCAGAAGATCCACATCATCGAGCCCTTCGTGCACGGGGTCGGCTTCGTGGTCAACGCGGCGGGCAACGATTCCAAGCTGCGCAACCTGAGCATCGAGGACTACCGGGCCGAGAAGGGGGCGCGGGCGCAAGGGGGGCCGGCGTGAGCGACTGGAGCACCCCCGCCGCGTTGAAGGGGCAGGTGCAACGGCTGTGGGATCGCGGCCTGCTCCCCGCCGCCCTGGTCGGGGGGGAGGCGCTGCTCCCCAAGCGGCTGACGCTGAAGGGGCCAACCTCCGCCGAGCTGGCCGAGCGCTTCGCCGAGGTGCGCGACTGGGTCGCCGCCCTGCGCGCCCTGCCCCATGTGCGCCTAGAGATGCGGGAGCTACGCCACCGCCAACTCGGCGCCAACCTGGTCCCCGCCGAAGTCTGGATCGACAACCTCGATGCGGCGCTGGCCTGGATCGGCAAAAAGGGGGACGGTCAGCGGTTGATCGCCCTGGCCGAAACCACCCGCGCCCGGCTTCCCGAGCTGACCCCCTGGGTGATCGCCCACCCTCTACGGGCTCTGGATCTGGCCGCCGATTGGGAACGGCTGCTCGACTTCTGCCTGTGGCTGCGCGCCCACCCCCGCCCCGGCATCCATCTGCGCCAGGTCGACCTGCCCGGCATCCACACCAAGTTCGTCGAGGGGCATCGGGGGGTGCTGGCCGAGTGGCTCGACCGCCTCCTCCCCCCCGAGGCGATCGCACCCGAGGCGACGGGGGCGCGGGGGTTCGAACGGCGCTACGGCTTTGCCGAAAAACCGGAGCGGGTGCGGCTGCGGGTGCTCGATCCCGCCCTGGAACTGCTCCCCGGCACGGCGGGGGAACAGATCGAACTGGAGGCGGCCACCTTCGCCCGGTTTGCGCCGGGGGCGACGCGGGTGCTGGTCACCGAGAACGAGATCGACTTTCTAACCCTGCCCCCCCTGCCGGGGGTCGTGGCGATCTTCGGGGCGGGGTATGGTTTCGATGCGTTAGCGGGGGCCGATTGGCTCCACGACTGCCGGGTCGACTACTGGGGCGACCTCGACACCCACGGCTTTGCCATCCTCGACCAACTGCGCGCCCTGCTGCCCCACGTGCGCTCGCTGCTGATGGACGAGGCGACCCTACTGGCCCACCGGGCGCAGTGGGTGACCGAGGAGCGCCCCAACACCCGCGACCTGCCCCGCCTGAGCGACGCGGAGCGGCTGGTCTACGAGGGGCTGCGCGACCAGCGCTGGGGG
Encoded proteins:
- a CDS encoding ATP-dependent exonuclease SbcCD, C subunit-like protein, producing the protein MTKGTIGGGLEFMADDTLTGFRLHRLEVYNWGTFHGKVWSLNLGGRNTLLTGDIGSGKSTLVDAVTTLLVPAHRVAYNKAAGAESKERSLRSYVLGHYKSERGGLEGSAKPVALRHPGDYSAILGVFRNQGYDQTVTLAQLFWMKEPHGQPARLFVVLDREGSIAGDFSGLGADLKELRKRLRDEGAEVSDSFPPYGAAFRRRFGIKDDQALELFHQTVSMKSVGNLTEFVRAHMLEPFDVQPRIESLIAHFDDLTRAHEAVLTAKRQVALLAPLVADCDRHAQEREAVESLRGAREALRPYFAAQKRDLLDKRLENLEGEQGRLAARVARLADERDTLRGREGQLRLDIAASGGDRLASLDADIARLRDERERRRIKAEQYGRLLQGVGEPPAADEGGFLDQRQRFDHLAETLRDREAALQNGRIEHETTLRRGKQEHDELEAEIASLKARRSNIPAAAMALRGRLCQALDLSEEAIPFAGELIRVRPDQRDWEGAAERLLHNFGLSLLVPDDHYRAVADWVDRTDLRGRLVYYRVRTGSGEAVVPGEAALAAKLEVQPSPLAEWLERELARRFDHVCCPDHESFRRQSKAVTLSGQIKSPGEKHEKDDRHRLDDRARYVLGWSNAEKIAALEGQRLAMEGRLAEVAGRIAALMREQQGLQKSLDALARLGEYRDFRELDWATPAAEEARRAEERAALAAASDLLQQLTAQLEQTHTELRQVEATLEQGQRELAKTEQKIDDAAAQRGQLQALLEAPETTVHLPLFERIDALRAEGLGEHTLTVESCDNRESDLRIWIQAEIDKIDSRIKRLLEKIVAAMKSYCTAFPLETQEVDAAVEAADEYRTMLERLQADDLPRFEARFKALLNENTINEIAHFSSQLYKEREQIKERIETINRSLTQIDYNPGRYILLEAQSAQEGDIRDFQADLRACTEDALTGSDQAQYSEMKFLQVRAIVERLRGREGSGELDKRWRDKVTDVRNWFLFSASERWREDDAEFEHYTDSGGKSGGQKEKLAYTILAASLAYQFGLEWNRVRSRSFRFVVIDEAFGRGSDESARYGLNLFAQLHLQLLIVTPLQKIHIIEPFVHGVGFVVNAAGNDSKLRNLSIEDYRAEKGARAQGGPA